A genomic segment from Aspergillus puulaauensis MK2 DNA, chromosome 1, nearly complete sequence encodes:
- a CDS encoding uncharacterized protein (COG:S;~EggNog:ENOG410Q1GA): MDPAFRKIHRDIIRLHEEEEKIKSLSAARELGIKIRRIDRTFPSSSSLVNFKPTFFIPPKGDKPSTYHRCAKCASCAAPSSPSSSLSTLPNRLSLSRSFSAWSSSRRFSSSSTRSSPACEAEAEAEQETPEIEEQEPLDCEHGETYPYMIRSLAEMQGIEPPALPKAARQPILTANGPVMKGKLPQDETVELHEDDEWKVTQVLEDTTYNNPHAIVEIVVRAHGYTDGSFLTANEVKAIVRVIKLRMDMRQYRHHGCCPPVLALSYVATRSGNDTEYRSGRVLQAYHDGRQLVIQYSERFDLSNAQRAAVSLEKFLRYYFCEPVKTGALSEKKDEELWKVLQSWSAIKKRYHMDSKKNNKNEKDESENDGADSETKDRRHWFNKLLTFA, encoded by the exons ATGGACCCAGCCTTCCGCAAGATACACAGAGACATCATCCGTCTgcatgaggaagaagagaagatcaAGTCCCTCTCTGCTGCTAGAGAGCTGGGCATCAAGATTCGCCGCATCGATCGGACCTTcccatcgtcgtcgtcactTGTAAACTTCAAGCCAACCTTCTTCATCCCGCCCAAGGGAGACAAGCCGAGCACGTACCATCGATGTGCCAAGTGTGCATCTTGTGCggcaccttcttctccatcttcttctttgtctACCTTACCCAACCGCCTGTCCTTGTCTCGTTCGTTCTCTGCCTGGTCGTCCTCGAGACgcttctcatcatcctctaCCCGCTCATCTCCCGCCTgtgaagcagaagcagaagcagagcaagaaACCCCGGAAATAGAAGAACAAGAGCCACTAGACTGTGAGCATGGCGAAACATACCCCTACATGATCCGGAGTCTGGCCGAGATGCAGGGGATTGAGCCACCGGCTCTCCCCAAGGCAGCTCGGCAGCCAATCCTAACAGCAAACGG CCCAGTAATGAAAGGCAAACTCCCACAGGACGAGACCGTCGAACtccacgaagacgacgagtgGAAAGTCACCCAAGTCCTCGAAGACACCACCTATAACAACCCGCACGCCATCGTCGAGATCGTCGTGAGAGCACACGGATATACAGATGGGTCCTTCCTAACCGCGAATGAAGTAAAGGCCATCGTGCGCGTAATAAAGCTTCGCATGGACATGAGACAGTACCGCCACCATGGATGCTGCCCTCCG GTTCTTGCACTGTCATATGTTGCAACTAGGTCTGGAAACGATACCGAATATCGCTCGGGAAGAGTCCTGCAGGCATACCACGACGGACGGCAGCTGGTGATTCAGTATTCGGAACGGTTCGATCTTTCCAACGCCCAGCGGGCTGCTGTGTCACTCGAGAAATTTCTTCGTTATTATTTCTGTGAGCCGGTGAAGACGGGCGCCCTTTCCGAGAAAAAGGACGAAGAATTGTGGAAAGTGTTACAGAGCTGGAGTGCCATAAAGAAGCGCTATCACATGGactcgaagaagaacaacaagAATGAAAAGGACGAGAGTGAGAACGACGGAGCGGATAGCGAGACCAAAGATCGCCGCCACTGGTTTAATAAGTTGTTGACATTTGCGTAG
- a CDS encoding uncharacterized protein (COG:A;~EggNog:ENOG410PQRQ;~InterPro:IPR000504,IPR025715,IPR035979,IPR012677;~PFAM:PF13865,PF00076;~go_function: GO:0003676 - nucleic acid binding [Evidence IEA]), translated as MLYLPTMSAKLDKSLDEILVNRRQGVRNRRRATRSKAANAAVPVGGVKKTTKSAKPAGKAIQNGHPASGESKIMVSGLPADVNEANIKEYFIKSAGPVKRVMLTYNQNGTSRGIASIVFSKPDTAAKAAKDLNGLLVDGRPMKIEVIVDASHAPAVPASKPLGDRVAQTKAQPKPATTAKTQNAKAGRGGRRARRGGGRAAGRPKSKTAEELDAEMVDYFNTGENGAAPDANAAAGAAPQQPAAGEDLGMAEIS; from the exons ATGCTCTATCTACCAACAATGTCTGCCAAACTTGACAAGTCTTTGGACGAGATCCTCGTCAACCGTCGCCAGGGTGTGCGCAACCGCCGCCGCGCCACTCGGTCAAAGGCTGCAAATGCCGCCGTGCCAGTTGGAGGAGTCAAGAAGACCACAAAGAGTGCTAAGCCTGCTGGAAAGGCCATCCAGAATGGACATCCGGCCTCTGGTGAGAGCAAGATCATGGTCAGCGGCTTG CCTGCCGATGTGAACGAGGCCAATATCAAG GAATACTTCATCAAGTCTGCAGGCCCTGTCAAGCGAGTCATGCTCACCTACAACCAAAATGGCACTAGCCGTGGTATTGCATCAATCGTCTTCAGCAAGCCGGACACAGCTGCGAAGGCGGCCAAGGACTTGAACGGACTTCTCGTGGATGGACGACCGATGAAGATCGAAGTCATTGTCGATGCATCGCACGCTCCTGCCGTGCCTGCTTCCAAGCCCCTTGGTGATCGTGTAGC TCAAACCAAAGCTCAGCCGAAGCCGGCAACCACTGCGAAGACCCAGAACGCCAAAGCCGGACGTGGTGGTCGTCGTGCTCGCCGGGGCGGTGGTCGCGCCGCCGGCCGTCCTAAGTCCAAGACCGCCGAAGAATTAGACGCCGAGATGGTTGATTACTTCAATACCGGAGAGAACGGTGCTGCTCCGGACGCCAACGCCGCAGCAGGCGCTGCTCCTCAGCAACCCGCTGCCGGGGAGGATCTCGGAATGGCTGAGATTTCG TAA
- the VPS24 gene encoding ESCRT-III subunit protein VPS24 (BUSCO:EOG0926510L;~COG:U;~EggNog:ENOG410PNEV;~InterPro:IPR005024;~PFAM:PF03357;~go_process: GO:0007034 - vacuolar transport [Evidence IEA]) yields the protein MESLKAVFFGPDPQTQMRKCNQLIRANTRQLDRDIMQLKTLDTKTRQTIVSASKRAQKNPSRAKQANIEAKTLARELVRVRRQANRLSTSRAQLQSVQMQVNEAFSMRKIQGSLQRSTGIMKDVNTLIRLPQLSATMHQLATELVRAGIIEEMVDDAIPNNELLEDEETEADEEVDKILQEILQGKLSQVEEVKPERPLEEPEPAEEEFEDPEAALAQMRGRLEALKS from the exons ATGGAGTCTCTCAAGGCTGTGTTCTTTGGGCCAGACCCTCAGACGCAG ATGCGAAAATGCAACCAGCTCATCCGTGCAAATACCCGTCAGTTGGACCGCGATATCATGCAGCTCAAAACCCTCGATACCAAAACGCGACAGACCATCGTTAGCGCCTCAAAGCGCGCCCAGAAGAATCCGTCCCGGGCGAAACAGGCCAACATCGAAGCCAAAACACTCGCACGGGAACTTGTTCGGGTGAGAAGGCAAGCAAACCGATTATCGACCAGTCGGGCACAGCTACAAAGCGTCCAAATGCAGGTCAACGAAGCCTTCTCCATGCGAAAGATCCAGGGCAGTCTACAAAGGTCAACGGGTATCATGAAGGACGTTAATACATTGATCCGCCTCCCGCAGCTGTCAGCAACGATGCACCAGCTGGCCACTGAATTGGTCCGCGCCGGGATTATCGAGGAAATGGTGGACGACGCTATTCCGAATAACGAACTactcgaggatgaggagacgGAAGCCGATGAGGAGGTCGATAAGATTCTACAGGAAATCTTGCAGGGAAAGCTTTCCCAGGTGGAGGAAGTCAAACCAGAGAGACCGCTGGAGGAACCCGAGCCggccgaagaagaattcGAGGACCCGGAAGCCGCTCTCGCGCAAATGCGAGGACGCCTCGAAGCTCTAAAGAGCTGA
- the wos2 gene encoding Hsp90 cochaperone SBA1 (BUSCO:EOG09265BE5;~COG:O;~EggNog:ENOG410PQIN;~InterPro:IPR008978,IPR007052;~PFAM:PF04969), protein MPELPQHTPEVTWAQRSSASDPERNYLYVNIKAADVPRSDAKLDITAKNVTFSGPSRKGVTYKVSLDLYAEIEPENSKVNHSDRDVELVLRKKELKEEFWPRLLETTQKVHFLKTNFDKWVDEDEQDEAPEDDYANNFGGFDPNEQGGLGNIDFSKLGGLPGAGGPGGDFGGEGDEEDEEEMPALEEADDKAGEKSSKIQEVS, encoded by the exons ATGCCCGAGCTACCTCAACACACACCTGAAG TCACATGGGCCCAGCGCTCCTCTGCGTCTGACCCCGAACGCAATTACCTCTATGTGAACATCAAGGCTGCTGATGTGCCCCGGTCCGATGCGAAGCTCGACATTACTGCCAAAAATGTCACATTCTCCGGTCCCTCCAGAAAGGGGGTAACATACAAGGTCTCGCTTGATCTGTATGCCGAAATTGAACCCGAGAACAGCAAGGTGAACCACAGCGACCGCGACGTTGAGCTTGTCCTGCGCAAGAAGGAACTGAAGGAGGAGTTCTGGCCCCGTCTCCTCGAGACTACCCAGAAGGTGCACTTCCTGAAGACAAACTTCGACAAG tgggtggatgaggacgagcaggACGAGGCACCGGAAGATGACTATGCCAACAACTTCGGCGGGTTTGACCCCAATGAGCAGGGTGGCCTTGGCAACATTGACTTCTCGAAACTTGGTGGTCTTCCCGGCGCCGGTGGCCCTGGCGGCGACttcggcggcgaaggagatgaggag gatgaggaagagatgCCCGCGCTCGAGGAGGCTGACGACAAGGCCGGTGAGAAGTCTTCCAAGATCCAGGAGGTCTCGTAA
- a CDS encoding translation machinery-associated protein TMA46 (BUSCO:EOG09264DJ8;~COG:S;~EggNog:ENOG410PFET;~InterPro:IPR036855,IPR000571,IPR032378;~PFAM:PF16543,PF00642;~go_function: GO:0046872 - metal ion binding [Evidence IEA]): MPPKKADQPKKKKATVDDKTFGMKNKKGGSAKRQIAQLQTQASHSKTADEKRKAAEKEKREAEKRASEQARKDALELFKPVQVQKVPFGVDPKTVLCMFYKQGHCEKGRKCKFSHDLNVERKAAKKDLYTDSRETEEEKKKVDTMDQWDEEKLRKVVMSKQGNPRTTTDKVCKYFIEAVENQKYGWFWVCPNGGDKCMYRHNLPPGFILKTKEQRAEEKAMMDKSPLNTLTLEDWLESERHKLVGELTPVTPESFAKWKKDRIDKKAAEEQARKAKEDTGRSLFESGNWRTEDSEPDSDEEDDGAFNLVALRRETENIQTRKEEERLAKLHGLDLVPAVGGEE; the protein is encoded by the exons ATGCCTCCTAAGAAAGCCGACCAGcctaagaagaagaaggccaccGTCGATGACAAG ACCTTTGGCATGAAAAAC AAAAAAGGTGGAAGCGCCAAGAGACAGATTGCACAACTACAAACACAGGCGTCCCACAGTAAGACCGCCGATGAGAAGCGGAAAGcagcggagaaggagaaacgCGAGGCTGAGAAGCGGGCCTCTgagcaggcgaggaaggatgCCCTCGAGCTGTTCAAGCCCGTCCAGGTGCAAAAGGTTCCCTTTGGTGTGGATCCGAAGACGGTGCTTTGCATGTTCTACAAGCAGGGCCACTGTGAGAAGGGTCGCAAGTGCAAGTTCAGTCACGACCTCAATGTAGAGCGCAAGGCCGCAAAGAAGGATCTTTACACCGATTCTCGAGAGacggaagaggagaagaagaaggtcgatACCATGGACCAgtgggatgaggagaagcTTCGCAAGGTCGTCATGAGCAAGCAGGGTAACCCACGGACGACGACTGACAAGGTCTGCAAATACTTTATCGAGGCAGTCGAGAACCAGAAGTACGGTTGGTTCTGGGTTTGTCCCAATGGAGGTGACAAGTGCATGTACAGACACAACTTACCGCCTgg ATTCATTCTCAAGACGAAGGAACAAAGGGCGGAAGAAAAGGCCATGATGGACAAGTCGCCACTCAACACCTTGACCCTGGAAGACTGGCTCGAAAGCGAACGACACAAGCTCGTTGGAGAACTCACACCCGTCACGCCAGAGTCCTTCGCCAAATGGAAGAAGGACCGTATTGATAAGAAGGCCGCCGAGGAACAAGCCCGCAAGGCTAAGGAGGATACCGGAAGGTCACTGTTCGAGAGCGGCAACTGGCGGACCGAAGACAGCGAGCCCGATtcggacgaggaagacgatggagCTTTCAACCTTGTCGCGTTACGGCGAGAGACCGAGAACATCCAAacaaggaaggaagaggagcgtCTGGCCAAGCTGCATGGGCTCGACTTGGTCCCGGCAGTTGGGGGCGAAGAGTGA
- the MFS1_1 gene encoding sugar porter family MFS transporter (COG:G;~EggNog:ENOG410PJ41;~InterPro:IPR005829,IPR005828,IPR003663,IPR036259, IPR020846;~PFAM:PF00083,PF07690;~TransMembrane:12 (i7-25o53-73i80-97o103-128i140-158o178-200i268-291o303-324i331-350o377-397i418-441o447-464i);~go_component: GO:0016020 - membrane [Evidence IEA];~go_component: GO:0016021 - integral component of membrane [Evidence IEA];~go_function: GO:0022857 - transmembrane transporter activity [Evidence IEA];~go_process: GO:0055085 - transmembrane transport [Evidence IEA]): MQFGKSYNVYFLCAFMTLGGGLFGFDISSMSGVLGTKAYINYFQVGDGNYKQGGITCAMPFGSLVGALASSFLADKYSRVTAIQFSSTLWIIGSIFQCASNGIALLVVGRVIAGLCVGIASAMVPVYIAEVSPKQIRGRMISLQQWAITWGILIQYFIQYGSSNIDGGPNNETQSTAAFRIPWGIQIVPGVIYFVGLFFYPKSPRWLASKDRWDECMHNLARLHGNGDINHPKVLAEYKEIQDALALEREQNSTSYQEFMKPRIAKRVFLGMSLQMWSQLCGMNVMMYYIVYIMQGTGTGSPLLTASIQYILNTALTLPAILWLDRFGRRPAILIGFSLQAIFLYVEGGLQAGYGRTTREGDTNSTAISWTVADHPAVGRAIIAMSYLFVCSFATTIGPTSWTYPAEIYPAKVRAKAVSLATASNWTWNCLLALFVPPLLWSINWKMYMIFAAFNTVAAVHMFLTAPETKGFTLEEMDEVFDTGIPAWRRGKARSRLDDIEREIAEGNLKVTDRAGPVQPANEKTPEKGDENV; encoded by the exons ATGCAGTTCGGAAAGTCCTACAATGTTTATTTCCTTTGCGCGTTCATGACCCTTG GTGGTGGTCTGTTCGGTTTCGATATCTCGTCTATGAGTG GTGTTTTGGGCACCAAGGCCTACATCAATTACTTCCAAGTCGGAGATGGCAATTACAAACAG GGTGGAATTACCTGCGCGATGCCGTTTGGATCGCTCGTCGGTGCCTTGGCCTCGAGTTTCCTCGCCGACAAATACTCGCGTGTGACAGCCATCCAGTTCTCCTCGACTTTGTGGATCATCGGTTCTAT CTTCCAATGCGCCTCAAACGGCATCGCACTGCTCGTCGTCGGCCGTGTCATCGCAGGCCTCTGTGTCGGCATTGCCTCCGCCATGGTCCCTGTCTACATCGCCGAAGTCAGCCCTAAGCAGATTCGAGGCCGCATGATTTCCCTACAGCAGTGGGCAATCACCTGGGGTATCCTGATCCAGTACTTCATCCAGTACGGCTCCAGCAACATCGACGGCGGCCCCAACAACGAAACCCAGAGCACAGCGGCTTTCCGCATCCCCTGGGGTATCCAGATTGTCCCTGGTGTTATCTACTTTGTGGGGCTGTTCTTCTATCCAAAGTCGCCTCGTTGGTTGGCGAGTAAGGACCGCTGGGATGAGTGCATGCACAACCTTGCCCGTCTCCATGGGAATGGCGATATCAACCACCCCAAGGTTCTTGCTGAGTACAAGGAGATCCAGGATGCGCTGGCTTTGGAGCGCGAGCAGAACTCGACGAGTTACCAGGAGTTCATGAAGCCGCGCATTGCGAAGCGTGTCTTCCTGGGAATGAGTCTGCAGATGTGGTCCCAGCTCTGCGGGATGAACGTCATGAT GTACTACATCGTCTACATCATGCAAGGCACAGGAACCGGCTCACCCCTCCTGACAGCATCCATCCAATACATTCTTAACACAGCCCTCACCCTGCCCGCCATCCTCTGGCTCGACCGCTTCGGCCGCCGCCCTGCAATCCTCATCGGCTTCTCCCTGCAAGCCATCTTCCTCTACGTCGAAGGAGGCCTACAAGCCGGATACGGCCGCACCACGCGCGAAGGCGACACAAACTCTACCGCCATTTCCTGGACCGTCGCCGACCACCCGGCCGTCGGccgcgccatcatcgccatgtcCTACCTTTTCGTCTGCTCTTTTGCGACTACAATCGGTCCGACTTCCTGGACGTACCCGGCTGAGATCTACCCAGCCAAGGTACGCGCCAAGGCTGTCTCGCTAGCCACGGCCTCGAACTGGACATGGAATTGCCTGTTGGCGCTTTTCGTCCCGCCTCTGCTTTGGAGTATTAACTGGAAGATGTACATGATT TTCGCCGCCTTCAACACCGTCGCCGCAGTGCACATGTTCCTCACAGCCCCCGAGACAAAGGGCTTCACGTTGGAAGAAATGGACGAAGTCTTCGACACCGGCATCCCCGCCTGGCGCCGCGGAAAGGCGCGCTCGCGTCTCGACGATATCGAGCGGGAGATTGCAGAGGGGAATCTCAAGGTTACGGACCGAGCGGGCCCTGTTCAGCCCGCTAATGAGAAGACGCCTGAGAAGGGGGATGAGAATGTTTGA
- a CDS encoding uncharacterized protein (COG:S;~EggNog:ENOG410PYW8;~SECRETED:SignalP(1-21)) encodes MNILTITTGILSLSLPLSTSASISAPPGCPLPTWTVTSFTWHNGSHSLDCIHNAADIATKGCLHQNTWATPNETTCASIGGSWVNVCYTGMPNYSPWGYGPPQTLDIKFTDGPTCHDEYIGYRVHDIGNGESNCGYADRGMGRIISFYGSSNQDASTGHMEYILGAGHALACANGSRITYSGKTDFALNCVHDAFFNASCTAEPFEVPVLGFEWVE; translated from the coding sequence ATgaacatcctcaccatcacaACCGggatcctctccctctccctccccctctcaaCATCCGCCTCTATAAGCGCCCCACCCGGCTGCCCCCTCCCAACCTGGACAGTCACCTCCTTCACCTGGCACAACGGCTCCCACAGCCTCGACTGCATCCACAACGCCGCCGACATCGCCACAAAAGGCTGCCTCCACCAAAACACCTGGGCCACCCCCAACGAAACCACCTGTGCCTCAATCGGCGGGAGCTGGGTAAACGTCTGCTACACAGGAATGCCAAACTACTCACCATGGGGCTACGGGCCCCCCCAAACGCTCGACATAAAATTCACCGACGGCCCCACCTGCCACGACGAGTACATCGGGTACCGCGTGCACGATATCGGGAATGGAGAGAGTAACTGCGGGTATGCGGACCGGGGCATGGGTCGCATAATATCCTTCTACGGCTCCTCAAACCAGGATGCTTCGACCGGCCATATGGAGTATATACTCGGGGCGGGCCATGCGCTGGCTTGTGCGAATGGGAGCAGGATTACTTACTCCGGGAAAACGGATTTCGCATTGAATTGTGTGCATGACGCGTTTTTTAATGCGTCTTGTACGGCGGAGCCATTTGAGGTTCCGGTTTTGGGGTTTGAGTGGGTGGAATAG
- a CDS encoding cytochrome P450 (COG:Q;~EggNog:ENOG410PMAP;~InterPro:IPR001128,IPR002403,IPR017972,IPR036396;~TransMembrane:1 (o6-25i);~go_function: GO:0004497 - monooxygenase activity [Evidence IEA];~go_function: GO:0005506 - iron ion binding [Evidence IEA];~go_function: GO:0016705 - oxidoreductase activity, acting on paired donors, with incorporation or reduction of molecular oxygen [Evidence IEA];~go_function: GO:0020037 - heme binding [Evidence IEA];~go_process: GO:0055114 - oxidation-reduction process [Evidence IEA]), which yields MVAMDYTIKALGAIVCLYIITRIYTTLIRTPLRPIPGPRLFALTKWRLAYEDYRGTRTTFMQVLHEKYGDAVRVGPNEVSFNSLSALRAIYGAGTVFQRSSFYRMFDAYGRQNMFSVSSGKDHRDRKKLLNHAYSKSAVLSPRNASMVDEKTAQFMDLIEKEADDTGRLEIFAALHYFSLDSISKFLYGKSPHGATTALTGSQDRALLDDILDHDRRKLSWFTIHFPSLTGWLYSRTGLVESLLTSLHLLPMNKPSTYTGIRVHALKAAELINKSTTGDLDASECIAERLLLAASKGTPKNDPANAMDYLDVASECADHLLAGIDTTSDTIMWAMFILSQPENHIYQSKLRAEVQSLALNKPEDPPTNENVISATTADKLPYLDAVIKETLRLFAPLPGTEPRFADTDQVIDGYLIPAGTLVSMSPYTLHRNAKVFKDPMRFNPERWLSGSPEEQAEMKRWFWAFSSGGRMCIGMHLAMAEMTTLLASVYREYKTEIAPEFQGVSPGVTARYEIFYDDRFPKMEEHACWVRFIKA from the exons ATGGTAGCCATGGACTACACGATCAAGGCTCTCGGGGCTATTGTCTGCCTCTACATCATCACCAGAATATACACAACCTTGATCCGCACTCCGCTCCGTCCCATTCCAGGCCCCAGGCTCTTTGCTCTAACAAAATGGCGTCTCGCGTACGAAGACTACCGCGGTACCAGGACTACATTTATGCAAGTTCTCCATGAGAAGTACGGCGATGCTGTCCGGGTCGGTCCAAACGAGGTCTCGTTCAACAGCCTTTCCGCACTGCGCGCTATATACGGTGCCGGCACTGTCTTCCAACGAAGTTCCTTCTATCGCATGTTTGATGCATACGGGCGGCAGAACATGTTTAGTGTGTCTTCTGGGAAAGACCATCGAG ACCGCAAGAAGCTGCTCAACCACGCATACTCCAAATCCGCCGTCCTCTCCCCTCGCAATGCCTCAATGGTGGATGAAAAGACAGCACAGTTCATGGACCTGATCGAAAAGGAGGCAGACGACACCGGTAGACTCGAGATCTTCGCAGCCCTGCACTACTTCTCCCTCGACTCGATCAGCAAGTTCCTCTACGGGAAGAGTCCGCACGGCGCAACCACAGCCCTAACCGGCTCCCAAGACCGGGCCCTGctcgacgacatcctcgaCCACGACCGCCGCAAGCTCTCCTGGTTCACCATCCACTTCCCCTCGCTGACCGGCTGGCTGTACTCGCGCACCGGCCTGGTCGAGTCCCTACTCACATCgctccacctcctccccatgAACAAACCGTCAACATACACCGGGATCCGGGTCCACGCACTCAAAGCCGCAGAACTCATCAACAAATCCACCACCGGCGACCTCGACGCAAGCGAGTGCATCGCCGAGCGCCTActcctcgccgccagcaaaGGAACCCCCAAGAACGACCCAGCCAACGCAATGGACTACCTCGACGTAGCCAGCGAATGCGCAGACCACCTCCTCGCCGGAATCGACACCACCAGCGACACAATCATGTGGGCGATGTTCATCCTCTCGCAACCAGAAAACCACATCTACCAGTCCAAGCTGCGCGCAGAAGTCCAATCCCTAGCCCTAAACAAACCCGAAGATCCCCCCACAAACGAGAACGTCATCAGCGCCACAACCGCAGATAAACTCCCGTACCTCGACGCAGTCATCAAAGAAACCCTCCGCCTCTTCGCCCCGCTACCAGGAACAGAACCCCGGTTCGCAGATACAGACCAGGTCATCGACGGGTATCTCATTCCCGCGGGTACACTCGTGAGCATGAGTCCGTACACTCTGCACCGGAACGCGAAGGTCTTCAAGGACCCAATGCGCTTTAATCCCGAGCGATGGCTCTCGGGGTCCCCAGAGGAACAGGCCGAGATGAAGCGCTGGTTCTGGGCGTTTTCGAGTGGGGGGAGGATGTGTATTGGGATGCA TCTGGCCATGGCGGAGATGACGACCCTGCTTGCCAGTGTGTATAGAGAGTACAAGACGGAGATTGCGCCTGAATTCCAGGGTGTTTCGCCTGGGGTTACTGCGCGGTATGAGATTTTCTACGATGACCGGTTtccgaagatggaggagcatgCTTGCTGGGTGCGGTTTATCAAGGCATAA
- a CDS encoding uncharacterized protein (COG:S;~EggNog:ENOG410PPXX;~InterPro:IPR036291,IPR016040;~PFAM:PF13460) codes for MAIAIAGSGDLTRYIVEELLGSTHPHKVVLLVRTPKPYFSTSNPNLIQESVDYTSVESIKSALDKHDATTLISTILTYDTEAFVSIHESLVAAALQSRNCTRFIPSEYGVNIRDYPDQPGFYWETREPIRRILRSQGEGKGKGEGKVLEWTLVCCGWILDYILPRENRYMKDIGDSFPVNLEGKRAVIPGTGREEVDFISARDLARGLVALVETQKGEWEEYTFLSGEQMSCDRLVEAVRAHYGFGDGFEVKYLSLRELVNEVRDAEDEFARIEAEYKIVIPSGSTALDWDEVRRHREKYFGQVKFRDVREVLGGVGEGVIV; via the coding sequence ATGGCAATTGCTATCGCCGGCTCCGGCGACCTAACCCGGTACATAGTCGAAGAACTCCTCGGCAGCACACACCCACACAAAGTGGTTCTGCTCGTCCGCACCCCCAAGCCCTACTTCAGCACTTCCAATCCAAATCTCATCCAGGAATCCGTCGACTACACCTCCGTGGAATCCATCAAGTCTGCACTGGATAAACACGACGCGACAACGCTCATCTCGACGATCCTTACATACGATACGGAGGCGTTTGTTTCGATCCACGAGAGCCTCGTCGCCGCGGCACTGCAGAGTCGCAACTGTACGCGCTTCATTCCGTCCGAGTATGGCGTGAATATCCGGGATTATCCTGACCAGCCGGGGTTCTACTGGGAGACTCGCGAGCCGATTCGCCGGATCCTGCGGAGCCAGGGGgagggaaaagggaaaggggaagggaaggtCCTGGAGTGGACGCTTGTTTGCTGTGGGTGGATACTCGACTATATCCTGCCTCGTGAGAATCGATATATGAAGGATATCGGCGATTCCTTCCCTGTGAATCTGGAAGGGAAGAGGGCTGTTATTCCCGGGACGGgcagggaggaggtggaCTTTATCTCTGCGAGGGATTTGGCGAGAGGGCTGGTTGCGTTGGTTGAGACGCAGAAGGGGGAATGGGAGGAGTATACATTTCTCTCGGGGGAGCAGATGAGTTGTGACCGGCTTGTTGAGGCTGTGAGAGCGCACTATGGGTTTGGGGATGGGTTTGAAGTGAAGTATCTTTCGCTGCGGGAGCTGGTTAATGAGGTTCgcgatgcggaggatgagTTTGCGAGGATTGAGGCGGAGTATAAGATTGTGATTCCGAGTGGATCGACGGCGCTGGATTGGGATGAGGTGAGGAGGCATCGCGAGAAGTATTTTGGGCAGGTCAAGTTTAGGGATGTGAGGGAGGTTCTGGGGGGTGTTGGGGAGGGTGTTATTGTTTGA
- a CDS encoding uncharacterized protein (SECRETED:SignalP(1-19)) — MKLSTFLPIAITAATGANALFDCASNQHAFPPTTGKFVVHYTSIRDTEIDGEPWIRICKPSGNGWSQVKPLTMDCAGNEYTFGTGDTGLRDSFTVVNGNGCNADSSNLSGAEMSYRGQKRSLSGSDSGCGDRDHGISCEFDL; from the exons ATGAAGCTCTCTACCTTCCTGCCAATTGCCATCACCGCCGCAACCGGCGCAAACGCCCTCTTTGACTGCGCCTCCAACCAGCACGCTTTCCCCCCTACGACTGGCAAGTTCGTCGTCCATTACACCTCCATCCGCGACACCGAGATCGACGGTGAACCCTGG ATCCGCATCTGCAAACCAAGCGGCAACGGCTGGAGCCAGGTCAAGCCGCTGACCATGGACTGCGCAGGCAACGAGTACACCTTTGGTACCGGGGACACCGGGCTCCGCGACTCATTCACCGTCGTCAACGGGAACGGCTGCAACGCGGACTCGTCGAACCTCAGTGGAGCGGAGATGTCGTATCGCGGTCAGAAGCGCTCGCTGTCTGGGTCTGACTCTGGCTGTGGGGATCGGGACCATGGCATTTCTTGCGAGTTTGACCTCTAA